One stretch of Harmonia axyridis chromosome 1, icHarAxyr1.1, whole genome shotgun sequence DNA includes these proteins:
- the LOC123677011 gene encoding uncharacterized protein LOC123677011: MPLTPKVLRRSVFTFIEENGLKHPFSPQIRLAGRKWMALFYKRHPEVARRKSQMLNPARARKLNRHIVQEYFKKLEEVLTDLNLFNQPQLIYNMDEKCCRLTLHHQQHVLSRKGAKRVHLIAPEHAESAKVVACGNALGQCIPPMILFKGKRQKPEWIDSMPPGHQ, from the coding sequence ATGCCTCTAACTCCTAAAGTTTTAAGAAGAAGTGTCTTCACGTTCATCGAGGAAAATGGTTTGAAGCATCCTTTTTCTCCACAGATAAGGCTGGCAGGAAGGAAATGGATGGCACTGTTCTATAAGCGACATCCTGAAGTTGCACGGAGGAAGTCACAGATGCTAAACCCTGCAAGGGCACGAAAATTAAATAGGCACATCGTAcaggaatacttcaagaaactCGAAGAAGTTTTGACAGATTTGAATCTATTCAACCAGCCACAGCTTATCTACAACATGGACGAAAAATGTTGTCGCCTGACTCTTCACCACCAGCAGCACGTTCTGAGTAGAAAAGGAGCAAAAAGAGTACATCTGATAGCACCAGAGCACGCTGAAAGTGCCAAAGTAGTAGCTTGTGGAAATGCTTTGGGTCAGTGCATTCCGCCTATGATATTGTTCAAAGGCAAACGGCAAAAGCCAGAATGGATTGATTCGATGCCACCTGGCCATCAATAA